A genomic segment from Dermatobacter hominis encodes:
- a CDS encoding TIGR03854 family LLM class F420-dependent oxidoreductase has translation MKVRVGFGLGTRTDFVDERFLDLVSLLEDLRFDSLWLSERITGPCPDPVVALAAAAGRTQRLKFGMSVMVLPGRNPVLVAKELATLDQLSGGRLLPAFGLGAVNPAEQQAFGVARGERAALFDEALPLIRRLWTEDRVDHAGEHFRLEGAKVRPFPRQSPPDVWLGGIAPAELRRVGRLGDGWLPSFVTPTDAAEGRAVVERTAADHGREIDPEHFGVLLPYSLEPIPDEVLALLPSRRPDVDPRQLVASGADELRDRIGEFVDVGFSKFVVVPLGDPADPAEHLARLADVVLPLQT, from the coding sequence GTGAAGGTGCGCGTGGGCTTCGGGCTCGGGACCCGGACGGACTTCGTCGACGAGCGCTTCCTGGACCTGGTGTCGCTCCTCGAGGACCTGCGGTTCGACAGCCTGTGGCTGTCCGAGCGGATCACCGGCCCCTGCCCGGACCCGGTCGTGGCGCTCGCCGCCGCCGCCGGCCGGACGCAGCGCCTCAAGTTCGGGATGTCGGTCATGGTCCTGCCGGGTCGCAACCCCGTGCTCGTCGCGAAGGAGCTCGCCACCCTCGACCAGCTGTCCGGCGGCCGCCTCCTTCCCGCCTTCGGCCTCGGCGCGGTGAACCCGGCGGAGCAGCAGGCGTTCGGCGTGGCCCGCGGCGAGCGGGCCGCGCTGTTCGACGAGGCGCTGCCGCTCATCCGCCGGCTGTGGACCGAGGACCGCGTCGACCACGCCGGTGAGCACTTCCGGCTCGAGGGCGCGAAGGTGCGGCCGTTCCCGCGGCAGTCCCCGCCCGACGTGTGGCTCGGCGGGATCGCGCCGGCGGAGCTCCGGCGCGTCGGCCGCCTGGGCGACGGGTGGCTGCCGAGCTTCGTCACGCCGACCGACGCCGCTGAGGGCCGTGCGGTCGTGGAGCGCACGGCCGCCGACCACGGCCGGGAGATCGACCCGGAGCACTTCGGGGTGCTGCTCCCCTACTCGCTCGAACCGATCCCCGACGAGGTGCTGGCGCTGCTGCCGTCACGCCGTCCCGACGTGGACCCGCGGCAGCTCGTCGCGTCGGGCGCCGACGAGCTGCGGGACCGGATCGGTGAGTTCGTCGACGTCGGCTTCTCGAAGTTCGTCGTGGTACCGCTCGGCGACCCCGCCGACCCGGCCGAGCACCTGGCCCGCCTGGCCGACGTGGTCCTCCCGCTGCAGACCTGA